Proteins encoded by one window of Chromobacterium violaceum ATCC 12472:
- a CDS encoding zinc-finger domain-containing protein — protein MAEQKENTERYIEVTQHDLPLHCPMPDMKAWNSHPRVYLPVHKTGESLCPYCGTKYKLVGPVGHHH, from the coding sequence ATGGCAGAACAGAAAGAAAACACCGAACGCTATATCGAAGTCACCCAGCACGACCTGCCGCTGCACTGCCCGATGCCGGACATGAAAGCGTGGAACTCCCACCCGCGCGTCTACCTGCCGGTGCACAAGACCGGCGAGTCCCTCTGCCCGTACTGCGGCACCAAGTACAAGCTGGTCGGCCCCGTCGGCCACCATCACTGA
- a CDS encoding carbon-nitrogen hydrolase family protein, translating into MKQKFVAAAVQMVSGCGLEANLARADQLLGEAAARGAGLAVLPEYFCLMGAKETDKVAIREPFGGGPIQQALSEMARRHGLWLLGGTVPLVCEEEGKVFNSSLLYNPQGEVAARYDKIHLFGFTGQGESYCESNTIRPGVTPTKAETPLGDIAFGICYDLRFPELFRMLAPVDLLILPAAFTATTGEAHWEPLLRARAIENQCYLIASAQGGRHENGRQTHGHSMIIDPWGRILAELPSGEGVITAEIDPEWTDSVRSRLPALAHRVIR; encoded by the coding sequence ATGAAGCAGAAGTTTGTCGCCGCAGCCGTGCAGATGGTTTCCGGTTGCGGCCTGGAGGCCAACCTGGCCCGCGCCGACCAGCTGCTGGGAGAGGCCGCCGCGCGCGGCGCCGGCCTGGCGGTGTTGCCGGAGTATTTTTGCCTGATGGGCGCGAAGGAAACCGACAAGGTAGCCATCCGCGAACCGTTCGGCGGCGGCCCCATCCAGCAGGCGCTGTCGGAGATGGCGCGCCGCCATGGCCTGTGGCTGCTGGGCGGCACCGTGCCGCTTGTCTGCGAGGAAGAGGGCAAGGTGTTCAACAGCAGCCTGCTCTACAATCCGCAGGGAGAGGTGGCGGCCCGCTACGACAAGATCCACCTGTTCGGTTTCACCGGCCAGGGAGAAAGTTATTGCGAGTCCAACACCATACGCCCGGGCGTGACGCCGACCAAGGCGGAAACGCCGCTGGGCGACATCGCTTTCGGCATCTGCTACGACCTGCGCTTCCCGGAGCTGTTCCGCATGCTGGCGCCGGTCGACCTGCTGATCTTGCCGGCGGCCTTCACCGCCACCACCGGCGAAGCGCACTGGGAGCCGCTGCTGCGGGCCCGGGCAATAGAAAACCAGTGTTACCTGATTGCCTCCGCGCAGGGCGGAAGGCATGAAAACGGCCGGCAGACGCACGGCCACTCGATGATCATCGACCCGTGGGGGCGCATTCTCGCCGAACTGCCGAGCGGCGAGGGCGTCATCACCGCCGAGATCGATCCCGAATGGACGGATTCGGTGCGGAGCCGCCTGCCGGCTCTGGCGCACCGGGTCATACGCTGA
- a CDS encoding branched-chain amino acid transaminase, whose protein sequence is MSMADRDGYIWYDGKLVDWRDATTHVLTHTLHYGMGVFEGVRAYETPKGPAIFRLQDHTERLFRSAKILGIALPFTPEDINQAHLDVVKANGLKSCYFRPMAFYGSGKLGVAPMKNDVRVIVAAWPWGAYLGEEGLEKGIRVKTSSFTRHHVNITMCKAKANGNYMNSILANNEATADGYDEALLLDVDGFVAEGSGENIFIVRKGKLYTPDLTSALEGITRDTVVQIAKEMGLELIEKRITRDEVYSADEAFFTGTAAEVTPIRELDRRPIGAGSRGPITAEIQKRYFNIVKGLDAEHEHWLTYVK, encoded by the coding sequence ATGTCGATGGCTGATCGCGACGGATATATCTGGTATGACGGCAAGCTGGTGGACTGGCGCGACGCCACCACTCATGTGCTGACCCACACCCTGCACTACGGCATGGGCGTGTTCGAAGGCGTGCGCGCCTACGAAACGCCGAAGGGTCCGGCCATCTTCCGCCTGCAGGACCATACCGAGCGCCTGTTCCGCTCCGCCAAGATTCTGGGCATCGCCCTGCCCTTCACTCCGGAAGACATCAACCAGGCCCACCTGGACGTGGTCAAGGCCAACGGCCTGAAATCCTGCTACTTCCGTCCGATGGCCTTCTACGGCTCCGGCAAGCTGGGCGTGGCGCCGATGAAGAACGACGTGCGCGTGATCGTGGCTGCCTGGCCCTGGGGCGCCTACCTGGGCGAAGAAGGCCTGGAGAAAGGCATCCGCGTGAAGACCAGCTCCTTCACCCGCCACCACGTCAACATCACCATGTGCAAGGCCAAGGCCAACGGCAACTACATGAACTCCATCCTGGCCAACAACGAGGCCACCGCCGACGGCTACGACGAGGCGCTGCTGCTGGACGTGGACGGCTTCGTCGCCGAAGGCTCGGGCGAAAACATCTTCATCGTGCGCAAGGGCAAGCTTTATACTCCGGACCTGACCAGCGCGCTGGAAGGCATCACCCGCGACACCGTGGTGCAGATCGCCAAGGAGATGGGCCTGGAGCTGATCGAGAAGCGCATCACCCGCGACGAGGTCTACAGCGCCGACGAGGCCTTCTTCACCGGCACCGCCGCCGAGGTGACCCCGATCCGCGAGCTGGACCGCCGCCCGATCGGCGCCGGCAGCCGCGGCCCGATCACCGCGGAAATCCAGAAGCGCTACTTCAATATCGTCAAGGGTCTGGACGCCGAACACGAACACTGGCTCACATACGTGAAATAA
- a CDS encoding YhdP family protein → MKKPSSPLSHIHVLRVLKRSLLVLAVSLFTACALVSAAFAAFTFWLLPNLDQYRPRLEQSLSGALGHRVSISRLSGHWQDVAPQFELSGVSIANPVSGQALTLSRVTVQPSWTSLWSWEVRLAMRVDGPAVELRRSVGGTIYLNGFDLTSGPSSDNALGNWLLRQPSLEIRNARLSWEDERLGLPRLDLRQGSLTLERNLLGHRVQLSGVPAATLGKGFQLSANWRGDDINGWPQWSGSVKVALNGARADIWSRYMREMGVLHRGEGDGTLEMSFSDGSVSSLQADVSVRDAAYTPPSARELVLPQLQGKLQLDRQFSGSYKIAASELTLASSTGLAFDKSSIKGQWQPGAKGGGELTLDNVDVGHLTPFIHALGVDANPLFARFSPRGALHDVTLAWKGPVESPASFSVKSRFEALGWQPFADLPGVAGAAGRIEFSETGGRLALDTGKAEVVYPAVFAQALPFDHLSADVSWKQQGSKLDIALRKVAFANADLSGELSGSYRRSGEGAGSVDLSAGIAQIKAARVAAYLPRHVGEHTSSWLRQGLQDGIARNVRMKLAGNLDQFPFPGGKDGEFLVEADIEKARLSYQQGWPTIDDIDARLRFHNEGMQVLAQRASTVGVPLRQVTAVIDQLGADVPWLKIDGQVEDRLDRMLAFTVKSPVDGMLGGFTGRIRAGGPASLKLKLEVPLAGKDSTRVRGDLDFQRNVLRLGGLPLPELDAVQGRLTFTERGVDSKGLQLKAFGGPFRLTAHTGADKRMRFDVSGDADGRTLLQQYLPPLAPLAGGHSRFEGQFVIRDGLESLLLSSSLQGLSLDAPKPFGKPAAAAQPLQLQLRPAPPRFPGAMRLEFQLADALAGRLRLGEDGELQSGALGIGRQPGELPANGLALRLQQPRIDLDEWLPWVSRLDGGKDGAHGNAPLTVDVDTPELSAAGFSLHQVSAKVSHRGQGAQWSAQLRSREAIGQIDYLADGAGQLQADLSRLALSWPLRAEGGSAPSSLKQQLPAMKVHIGELLLQNRSIGQVDMMARRSGSVWRMDPLKLAAPEGTLTGSVQVDEQGAGRVDSRFSLDVANAGKLLARFGQGDVFRNGQGRLSGQLSWPGGLSDLDAAHLSGQMELDFKNGRFAKVDPGAARLLGALSLQSLPRRIRLDFTDVFSDGFAFDTLQGKASVHDGVFRSDRVEMKSPSAEVNIAGSVDLASETQALKVKVVPHVAESVALAAGAALLNPVVGIATLAAQKVLQDPVGKILSLEYEVSGSLKDPQVKRVNVGDPVQIKGKKP, encoded by the coding sequence TTGAAAAAGCCCTCGTCGCCGTTGTCCCATATCCACGTCCTGCGCGTGCTCAAGCGCAGCCTGCTGGTGCTGGCCGTGTCGCTGTTCACGGCCTGCGCGCTGGTGTCCGCCGCGTTCGCGGCCTTCACGTTCTGGCTGCTGCCCAATCTCGATCAATACCGCCCGCGGCTGGAGCAGAGCCTGTCCGGCGCGCTCGGCCACCGCGTCAGCATCAGCCGCCTGAGCGGCCACTGGCAGGATGTGGCGCCCCAATTCGAGCTGTCAGGCGTATCCATCGCCAATCCCGTGTCGGGGCAGGCGCTGACGCTCAGCCGCGTCACGGTGCAGCCGTCCTGGACTTCGCTGTGGTCCTGGGAGGTGCGTCTGGCCATGCGCGTCGACGGCCCGGCGGTGGAGCTGCGCCGCAGCGTGGGCGGCACCATCTATCTGAACGGTTTCGATCTGACCAGCGGCCCGTCGAGCGACAACGCCCTGGGCAACTGGCTGCTGCGGCAACCCTCGCTGGAGATCCGCAATGCGCGCTTGAGCTGGGAGGACGAGAGGCTGGGCCTGCCGCGGCTGGACTTGCGGCAGGGATCGCTGACGCTGGAGCGCAATCTGCTTGGGCACAGAGTGCAGCTGTCCGGCGTGCCGGCGGCCACGCTGGGCAAGGGCTTCCAGTTGAGCGCCAACTGGCGCGGCGACGATATCAACGGCTGGCCGCAATGGTCGGGCTCGGTCAAGGTGGCGCTCAACGGCGCGCGCGCCGACATCTGGTCGCGCTATATGCGCGAAATGGGCGTGCTGCATCGGGGGGAGGGCGACGGCACGCTGGAGATGTCATTCTCCGACGGCAGCGTCAGCAGCCTGCAGGCCGACGTCAGCGTGCGCGACGCCGCCTATACGCCGCCCAGCGCGCGCGAACTGGTGCTGCCGCAGCTGCAGGGCAAGCTGCAGCTGGACAGGCAGTTCAGCGGCAGCTACAAGATAGCCGCCAGCGAGCTGACCTTGGCCAGTTCGACCGGCCTCGCCTTCGACAAATCGTCGATCAAGGGGCAATGGCAGCCAGGAGCCAAGGGCGGCGGGGAACTGACGCTGGACAACGTCGATGTCGGCCACTTGACGCCCTTCATCCACGCGCTGGGCGTGGATGCCAATCCGCTGTTCGCGCGCTTTTCGCCGCGCGGGGCGCTGCACGACGTGACCCTGGCCTGGAAGGGGCCGGTGGAGTCGCCAGCCAGCTTTTCCGTGAAGAGCCGTTTCGAGGCGCTGGGCTGGCAGCCGTTCGCCGATCTGCCCGGCGTCGCCGGCGCCGCCGGGCGCATCGAGTTCAGCGAGACCGGCGGACGGCTGGCGCTGGATACCGGCAAGGCCGAGGTCGTTTATCCGGCGGTTTTCGCCCAGGCGCTGCCCTTTGACCATCTGTCTGCAGACGTAAGCTGGAAGCAGCAGGGATCGAAACTGGACATCGCGTTGCGCAAGGTGGCGTTCGCCAATGCCGATTTGAGCGGGGAGCTGAGCGGCAGTTACCGCCGTTCGGGAGAAGGCGCGGGCAGCGTGGACCTGAGCGCCGGCATCGCGCAGATCAAGGCGGCCCGCGTGGCGGCCTATCTGCCGCGCCATGTCGGCGAACATACCTCCAGCTGGCTGCGGCAGGGGCTGCAGGACGGCATCGCGCGCAACGTGAGAATGAAGCTGGCGGGCAATCTGGACCAATTCCCCTTTCCCGGCGGCAAGGACGGCGAGTTCCTGGTCGAGGCCGACATCGAAAAAGCGCGGCTGTCGTATCAGCAAGGCTGGCCCACGATAGACGACATCGACGCCAGGCTGCGCTTCCACAATGAGGGCATGCAGGTGCTGGCGCAGCGGGCGAGCACGGTGGGCGTGCCCTTGAGGCAGGTGACGGCGGTTATCGACCAGCTGGGCGCCGACGTGCCCTGGCTGAAGATAGACGGCCAGGTAGAGGACAGGCTGGACCGGATGCTGGCGTTCACCGTCAAGAGTCCCGTGGATGGCATGCTGGGCGGCTTCACCGGGCGCATCCGCGCCGGCGGCCCGGCGTCCTTGAAGCTGAAGCTGGAGGTGCCGCTGGCTGGCAAGGATTCCACCCGTGTGCGCGGCGATCTGGATTTCCAGCGCAATGTGTTGAGACTGGGCGGCTTGCCCTTGCCGGAGCTGGATGCGGTGCAGGGCCGGCTGACTTTCACCGAGCGCGGCGTGGACAGCAAGGGCTTGCAGCTGAAGGCTTTCGGCGGCCCCTTCCGCCTGACCGCCCATACCGGCGCCGACAAGAGAATGCGCTTCGATGTTTCCGGCGACGCGGACGGCAGGACGCTGCTGCAGCAATACCTGCCGCCGCTCGCCCCCCTGGCCGGCGGGCATTCCCGTTTCGAAGGGCAGTTCGTGATCCGGGACGGGCTGGAGAGCCTGCTGCTGTCGTCCAGCCTGCAGGGTTTGTCGCTGGACGCGCCCAAGCCGTTCGGCAAGCCGGCCGCCGCCGCTCAGCCGCTGCAGTTGCAGCTGAGGCCGGCGCCGCCGCGCTTTCCCGGCGCGATGAGGCTGGAATTCCAGCTGGCGGATGCGCTGGCCGGGCGCCTGCGGCTGGGCGAGGACGGCGAGCTGCAATCCGGCGCTTTGGGCATCGGGCGCCAGCCCGGCGAGCTTCCCGCGAACGGGCTGGCCTTGCGGCTGCAGCAGCCGCGCATCGATCTCGACGAGTGGCTGCCCTGGGTCTCGCGGCTGGATGGCGGCAAGGATGGGGCGCATGGCAACGCGCCATTGACGGTGGATGTGGATACGCCGGAATTGTCCGCCGCGGGCTTCTCGCTGCACCAAGTCAGCGCCAAGGTGTCACATAGAGGACAAGGCGCGCAATGGAGCGCGCAGCTGCGTTCGCGCGAGGCGATAGGGCAGATCGACTACCTGGCAGACGGCGCCGGCCAACTGCAAGCCGACCTGAGCCGGCTGGCGCTCAGCTGGCCGCTGCGCGCGGAAGGCGGGTCGGCGCCATCGTCGCTGAAACAGCAACTGCCGGCGATGAAGGTGCATATCGGCGAGTTGCTGCTGCAAAACCGCAGCATCGGCCAGGTGGACATGATGGCGCGCCGCAGCGGCAGCGTCTGGCGCATGGATCCGCTGAAGCTGGCCGCGCCGGAGGGCACGCTGACCGGCAGCGTGCAGGTGGACGAGCAGGGCGCCGGCCGCGTCGACAGCCGCTTCTCGCTGGACGTGGCCAATGCCGGCAAGCTGCTGGCCCGTTTCGGGCAGGGCGACGTGTTCCGCAACGGGCAGGGCCGGCTGTCGGGGCAGCTGAGCTGGCCGGGCGGCTTGAGCGATCTGGACGCCGCCCATCTGTCCGGACAGATGGAGCTCGATTTCAAGAACGGCCGTTTCGCCAAGGTGGACCCCGGCGCGGCGCGGCTGCTGGGCGCGCTCAGCTTGCAATCCTTGCCTCGTCGGATACGTCTGGATTTCACCGACGTCTTCAGCGACGGCTTCGCCTTTGATACCCTGCAGGGGAAGGCCAGCGTGCATGATGGCGTCTTCCGGTCTGACAGGGTGGAGATGAAGAGTCCGTCGGCCGAGGTCAATATCGCAGGCAGCGTGGACCTGGCGAGCGAGACGCAGGCGCTGAAGGTGAAAGTGGTGCCGCACGTGGCCGAGAGCGTGGCGCTGGCGGCGGGCGCGGCTCTGCTCAATCCGGTGGTGGGCATCGCCACGCTGGCCGCGCAGAAAGTGCTGCAAGACCCGGTGGGCAAGATATTGTCGCTTGAGTACGAGGTGAGCGGTTCGTTGAAGGATCCGCAGGTGAAGCGGGTGAACGTCGGCGATCCGGTCCAGATCAAGGGGAAGAAGCCATGA
- the waaF gene encoding lipopolysaccharide heptosyltransferase II, protein MKKKILVIGPSWVGDSVMAQPLYRRLHQRHPGLELHVFAPAWTLPLLARMPEVAQSHLNPFGHGALRLVERWKVARHLARERFDQVIVLPNSLKSALIPLFARIPLRTGFLGESRYGLLNDARELDEQELPMMVERFCALAEDRKQPLPRPIPNPQLIATPAVQRQAAAKLGLDVSRPIVAFCPGAEYGPAKRWPARHFAELAKRFQAAGYAVWLFGSPKDKQIGDDIARLAGDAAVNLCGATGLDEAIDLMGLAKLAVCNDSGLMHVAAALDKPLVALYGSSSPDFTPPLSQRAEIVSLNLDCSPCFERSCPYGHTDCLEKMQPELVWQAAQRLLPSLVPIAQD, encoded by the coding sequence ATGAAGAAGAAAATCCTGGTCATCGGCCCCTCCTGGGTCGGTGACAGCGTGATGGCCCAGCCGCTGTACCGCCGCCTGCACCAGCGCCACCCCGGACTGGAACTGCACGTGTTCGCGCCGGCGTGGACCCTGCCGCTGCTGGCCCGGATGCCGGAAGTGGCCCAGTCCCACCTCAACCCCTTCGGCCACGGCGCGCTGCGCCTGGTCGAGCGCTGGAAAGTGGCCCGCCACCTGGCGCGCGAACGTTTCGACCAGGTGATCGTGCTGCCCAACTCGCTGAAGTCGGCGCTGATTCCGCTGTTCGCCCGCATTCCGCTGCGCACCGGCTTTCTCGGCGAATCCCGCTATGGCCTGCTCAACGATGCCCGCGAGCTGGACGAGCAGGAACTGCCGATGATGGTGGAGCGCTTCTGCGCGCTGGCGGAAGACCGCAAGCAGCCGCTGCCGCGCCCCATTCCCAACCCGCAGCTGATCGCCACCCCGGCGGTCCAGCGACAGGCTGCGGCCAAGCTGGGCCTGGATGTCTCGCGCCCCATCGTCGCCTTCTGCCCCGGCGCGGAATACGGCCCGGCCAAGCGCTGGCCCGCCCGCCACTTCGCCGAGCTGGCCAAGCGCTTCCAGGCCGCCGGCTATGCGGTGTGGCTGTTCGGCTCGCCCAAGGACAAGCAGATCGGCGACGACATCGCTCGGCTGGCCGGCGACGCCGCCGTCAATCTGTGCGGCGCCACCGGGCTGGACGAAGCGATAGACCTGATGGGCCTGGCCAAGCTGGCCGTATGCAACGATTCGGGACTGATGCACGTCGCCGCCGCGCTCGACAAACCGTTGGTGGCCCTGTACGGCTCCTCCAGCCCCGACTTCACTCCGCCGCTGTCGCAACGGGCAGAGATCGTGTCGCTGAATCTGGATTGCAGCCCCTGTTTCGAGCGCAGCTGCCCGTACGGCCACACCGACTGCCTGGAAAAAATGCAGCCGGAGTTAGTGTGGCAGGCCGCGCAACGACTACTCCCCTCGCTTGTCCCCATCGCACAGGATTGA
- the glnE gene encoding bifunctional [glutamate--ammonia ligase]-adenylyl-L-tyrosine phosphorylase/[glutamate--ammonia-ligase] adenylyltransferase encodes MPANTSAAIARSCEFSQYLHRLLTARPEERQRLEQSLHHPFSLEDMQAFADWPALDAPEALAPALRRLRQAVVARLICRDLESLATLDEVVSTISQLAEFAVRQALACAAASLPQYGRPIGEDSGEPQQLIVIGMGKLGGGELNVSSDIDLIFIYPEGGETDGARKISNHEYFTQVGKRLIALLNDATADGQVFRVDMRLRPYGDSGPLVMSFAALENYLLSQGREWERYAWIKAKAITGDADGLAQLVRPFVYRKYLDYNAYGAMRGLHAQIRREVARRDMADNIKLGPGGIREAEFIAQVFQLIRGGRDRTLQLRGTRATLERLAALRLLEPAAVAELQASYAFLRNLEHRLQYLDDQQTQTLPEAPETRQKIAASMGHADWPAFLDALNEVRRKVSRHFEQVFILPSEDSASHPLSELWLDVAEQSPETRLAELGYADPAAVARQLTGLAQSQRYLQMPLAGRKQLDALMPALIEVAARFPNADDTLSRIIGLMEAISRRASYLALLTEYPQTLQRLASLYSSSAWVSAYLSRHPILLDELLDARMLYAAPDWPLLAAQLETQLAQADGDVEAKMDALRHFQHAQTFRLVAQDLAGMWTLEALSDELSRLADLVLAAAVRHAWRDIPSRHCETPRFAVIGYGKLGGKELGYASDLDIIFLYDDEHPDAPDLYSRLARKLSTWLTSATAAGVLYDIDLRLRPNGSSGLLVSSISAFRQYQENQAWVWEHQALTRARFVAGDAGIGSQFEAERHAILTLERDPAKLRDEVMAMRQRMLDSHPAHDGDVKNARGGIIDIEFIVQYLILAHAKTLPALTGNTGNIALLAVAAEAGLIDRRLAEDARAAYRLYRRLQHSARLNDRKTVEVDESLRTAYARGRELWRQVFEQALDFS; translated from the coding sequence ATGCCAGCAAACACGAGCGCTGCCATTGCCCGCAGTTGCGAGTTTTCCCAATACTTGCACCGTCTCTTGACCGCGCGTCCCGAGGAGCGGCAGCGGCTGGAGCAATCCCTTCATCATCCCTTTTCGCTTGAGGATATGCAGGCATTCGCCGACTGGCCGGCGCTGGATGCGCCCGAAGCGCTGGCGCCGGCCCTGCGCCGCCTGCGGCAAGCGGTGGTGGCGCGGCTGATCTGCCGCGACCTGGAAAGCCTGGCGACGCTGGACGAGGTGGTGTCCACCATCAGCCAGCTGGCCGAATTCGCCGTACGCCAGGCGCTGGCCTGCGCCGCCGCGTCACTGCCGCAATACGGCCGGCCGATAGGCGAGGACAGCGGCGAGCCGCAGCAGCTGATCGTGATCGGGATGGGCAAGCTGGGCGGCGGCGAACTCAACGTCAGCTCCGATATCGACCTGATCTTCATCTACCCTGAAGGCGGCGAAACCGACGGCGCGCGCAAGATCAGCAACCACGAGTACTTCACCCAGGTGGGCAAGCGGCTGATCGCCCTGCTCAACGACGCCACCGCCGACGGCCAGGTATTCCGGGTCGACATGCGGCTGCGCCCCTACGGCGATTCCGGCCCGCTGGTGATGAGCTTCGCCGCGCTGGAGAATTACCTGCTCAGCCAGGGGCGGGAATGGGAACGCTACGCCTGGATCAAGGCCAAGGCCATCACCGGCGACGCCGACGGCCTGGCGCAACTGGTCCGCCCTTTCGTCTACCGCAAATACCTCGACTACAACGCCTACGGCGCGATGCGCGGACTGCACGCGCAGATCCGCCGCGAGGTGGCGCGTCGCGACATGGCCGACAACATCAAGCTGGGCCCCGGCGGCATTCGTGAAGCCGAGTTCATCGCCCAGGTGTTCCAGCTGATCCGCGGCGGCCGCGACCGCACCTTGCAGCTGCGCGGCACCCGCGCCACGCTGGAGCGGCTGGCCGCGCTGCGGCTGCTGGAGCCGGCCGCGGTGGCCGAGCTGCAAGCGTCCTACGCCTTCCTGCGCAATCTGGAGCACCGGCTGCAGTACCTGGACGACCAGCAGACGCAAACCCTGCCGGAAGCGCCGGAAACACGGCAAAAAATCGCAGCCAGCATGGGCCACGCCGACTGGCCGGCCTTTCTCGACGCGCTGAACGAGGTGCGGCGCAAGGTCAGCCGCCACTTCGAGCAGGTGTTCATCCTGCCCAGCGAGGACAGCGCCAGCCACCCCTTGTCCGAGCTCTGGCTGGACGTGGCGGAACAGAGTCCCGAAACCCGGCTGGCGGAGCTCGGCTACGCCGATCCGGCCGCCGTCGCCCGCCAGCTCACCGGGCTGGCACAAAGCCAGCGCTACCTGCAGATGCCGCTGGCCGGCCGCAAGCAACTGGATGCGCTGATGCCGGCGCTGATCGAAGTGGCCGCGCGCTTTCCCAACGCCGACGACACGCTGTCGCGCATCATCGGCCTGATGGAAGCGATCAGCCGGCGGGCCTCCTACCTGGCGCTGCTCACCGAATACCCGCAGACGCTGCAGCGGCTGGCCTCGTTGTACTCGTCCAGCGCCTGGGTGTCGGCCTACCTCAGCCGACACCCCATCCTGCTGGACGAACTGCTGGACGCGCGCATGCTGTACGCCGCGCCCGACTGGCCGCTGCTGGCCGCCCAACTGGAGACGCAGCTGGCGCAGGCCGACGGCGACGTCGAGGCCAAGATGGACGCGCTGCGGCACTTCCAGCACGCGCAGACCTTCCGCCTGGTCGCCCAGGACCTGGCCGGCATGTGGACGCTGGAAGCGCTGTCCGACGAACTGTCGCGGCTGGCCGACCTGGTCCTGGCCGCGGCCGTGCGCCATGCCTGGCGGGACATCCCGTCGCGCCATTGCGAGACGCCCCGTTTCGCGGTGATAGGCTACGGCAAGCTGGGCGGCAAGGAGCTGGGCTACGCGTCCGACCTGGACATCATCTTCCTCTACGACGACGAGCACCCCGACGCCCCCGATCTGTATTCCCGGCTGGCGCGCAAGCTGTCCACCTGGCTGACCAGCGCCACCGCGGCCGGCGTGCTGTACGACATCGACCTGCGGCTGCGGCCCAACGGCTCCAGCGGCCTCTTGGTCAGCTCCATCTCCGCCTTCCGCCAGTACCAGGAAAACCAGGCCTGGGTCTGGGAGCACCAGGCGCTGACCCGCGCCCGCTTCGTCGCCGGCGACGCCGGCATCGGCTCGCAATTCGAGGCCGAACGCCACGCCATCCTGACGCTGGAACGCGATCCGGCCAAGCTGCGCGATGAAGTGATGGCGATGCGCCAGCGCATGCTGGACTCGCATCCTGCCCACGACGGCGACGTGAAAAACGCCCGCGGCGGCATCATAGACATCGAATTCATCGTCCAGTACCTGATCCTGGCCCACGCCAAGACCTTGCCCGCCCTCACCGGCAACACCGGCAACATCGCGCTGCTGGCGGTGGCGGCCGAGGCTGGGCTGATAGACCGCCGACTGGCCGAAGACGCCCGCGCCGCCTACCGGCTGTACCGCCGGCTGCAGCATTCTGCGCGTCTCAACGACAGGAAAACCGTGGAAGTCGACGAATCGCTGCGGACGGCCTATGCGCGCGGCCGCGAGTTGTGGCGACAAGTTTTCGAGCAAGCGCTCGATTTTTCCTGA